In Streptomyces rapamycinicus NRRL 5491, the genomic stretch GGTGTAGCCGTTGGCATAGCCCACCGTTGCCGAACTCGCGGTCTGTATTCCGGGTATCTCCAGACACATCGTCGAGGCGAAGACGTAATGTGACCGCCTGGCGGTCTGCGACATCCTCACATCGAAGCTGACCAGCAGGTCCAGCGCGTCCATCGACCGCACGGTCCGCTCCTGGCCGGGGAAGGCGACGACCGGGTTCCCGCCGAGATTGAACAGTGCTCTCACCCGCCCCTCGCCTTCGAAAAGGATCTCGTCGGCGAGGTCCGCGGTCGGCAGACCGGCGAGCGAGTCCCTGCGTCCCGTCGCCCGCAGTGTCTCGCCGAAGCCGTACGCCGTAACGGGAGGTGACGCCTGTGCGCGGAACATCGGTCGCGGAGCCAGTGGACCTGTTGCCGCGACCACCTCGCCCTCGCGCAGATAGTGTCCGCAGATCGTGTCCAGAGCCAGGATCAGGTACTCGAGCAGGGTTCCGCGGGCCGCGGACATGTTCCCGCCGGTGCCGGCCACGGCGTAACCGCGCCGCGCCGTGCCGAACCAGCGCGCGGCCGTGACGATGTCCTCCGCCGCGATCCCCGCCCGGCGCGCCACGTAGTCGGGGGTGAATGGCCGTACGGCAGCGGTGAGGGCCGCGAGGCCGTCGACGTTCTCGGCCACGAAACCGCGGTCGTGGAGCTCCTCCGCCAAGATCACGTGGAGCAGGCCCGCGACGACGGCGACGTCCTCGCCGGGCGCCGGCTGCAAGTGCAATGAGGACAACCGGGCCGTCTCGGTCCTCCTCGGGTCGACGGTGATCGTGTGCCCGCCGCGCTCCTCGACCTCGCGCAGCAGGTCGCGAGGCACCCCGGCCGGGACACCCTTGTAGGAGATGAGCGGGTTGATGCCGATCCAGAGGATGACCTCGGGCCGGTCGAAGGCCTGGGCCGGCGCCATCCAGTACCCGTGCAGGCCGGCGGCGACGTGCTTGCCGGGCTGGTCGATCGTGTTCGCGCTGAAGAGCATCGGCGAACCCAGCTCCTCCAGCAGGGAGCGTCCCATCCCGTAGGCGGGTGGGCTTTGGACCGACTGGGTGCCGCAGTAGAGGGCGATGCTGCGCGGCCCGTGTTCGGCGACCAACCGCTCCACGGCCACCGTCACCTCATCGAGGGCCTGCTCTGACGAGATCGGCACGAAGCTCCCGTCCGGGAGCCGTTTCATGGGCCGCAGCAGCCGCGAAGGATCGTTGAGCAACTGGGGGAGGAAGCGGCCTCGGCGGCAACTGTAGCCGCGGTAGAGGGGCGCATCGGGGTCCCCGCTGACCTGGACGGCGCGGCCCTCCTCCACATCGACCAGAACGGGGCAGCGGTTCGCGCACAGCCGGCAGGTGGAATGGCGCCGATCGCGCACGGGCCTGCGAGACGTTCCCAAGGCTTTCGCCCCCTTCGGTCACGGTGTCCTGGCGATGGCGATCATGTCGTCCACGGCGGTGAATTTCTTCCGGGGAGTTCCACAGCGGAGCCCCCGGTCTTCCTCGGCCCGGCGGATCCGCGACCATCCCGCGAAGTCGACGTAGTCGAGCCGGCGTGCGGCGACGAGCTCCGTGAAGGATTCGGGCCCGGTATCCCGCGACTCGGGCGAGACGACATCGAGCAACGTCGAGACCGTCTCGAGGGAACATCGCTTGTTGCTTCCGATCACGCCCGTGGGACCTCGTTTGATCCAGCCCGCGCAGAAGAACCCCGGGTCCCCGTCGTGAATGATCTGTCCCCTGACATGGGGGATGGTTCCCGAAGCCTCGTCGAAGGGGAGGCCGGGCACGGCGCGGCCCCGATATCCCACGGCCTTGAGGACGAGGTTCGTGGCGATGGTCTCGGTCTGCCCCGTGGGGCGGAGCCTGACACCGGAGACGTCCCGGTCGAGTTCGTTCCGCATGAACGTGACCGACTCGACGCGGGCGGAGC encodes the following:
- a CDS encoding molybdopterin-containing oxidoreductase family protein; translation: MRDRRHSTCRLCANRCPVLVDVEEGRAVQVSGDPDAPLYRGYSCRRGRFLPQLLNDPSRLLRPMKRLPDGSFVPISSEQALDEVTVAVERLVAEHGPRSIALYCGTQSVQSPPAYGMGRSLLEELGSPMLFSANTIDQPGKHVAAGLHGYWMAPAQAFDRPEVILWIGINPLISYKGVPAGVPRDLLREVEERGGHTITVDPRRTETARLSSLHLQPAPGEDVAVVAGLLHVILAEELHDRGFVAENVDGLAALTAAVRPFTPDYVARRAGIAAEDIVTAARWFGTARRGYAVAGTGGNMSAARGTLLEYLILALDTICGHYLREGEVVAATGPLAPRPMFRAQASPPVTAYGFGETLRATGRRDSLAGLPTADLADEILFEGEGRVRALFNLGGNPVVAFPGQERTVRSMDALDLLVSFDVRMSQTARRSHYVFASTMCLEIPGIQTASSATVGYANGYTGHSASWAQYTPAVVERPPGSDLLEEWEVFFEIAKRLGLQISWAPRSPFRIGPPAQGEQPLPKLDMSRRPTHDEIIELWTQRARVPLETVKGHPHGGVFDPEEPVAVLPKEEGWQGRLRVGSAEMMQALADYQGGEAGQARDGLRLLNRRMIQVNSSYNLDRINRGITNNPLFMNPEDMANLGLEDDDEVDVVSEAGKVRALVKGDASVMTGTASMAHCFGEAPDTDLDVRVSGTPVSRLNAVDFPRDPYTGQPQMANIRITVHPVEPPRRTAAGRARGN